The following DNA comes from Astatotilapia calliptera chromosome 6, fAstCal1.2, whole genome shotgun sequence.
TGGACATAACAAACTGTTTACAGTGCTTTAGTGGCATAAAAGGTCGACAGCAGTTGGAAGCTGTTTGTCTGTACGTAGTGCATTGATTAACTGTAACAGCATGAATTCCATTTCAGTGAGTATTTCTGCAATCGCTGTGTGGTATACTGTATGGTGTTGCTTCATTCTTCTTTAGTTTCCCCACTTAACACCATTTAAAATATCCAATAGCTTGGTGGAAAAAGGCTGTGAATTTATGTGGGTTTTTAAAATGGGAATTCACTCATGTCTTTTGCCCCCTGGAATCAGAGGACAGTCAGGGGGCGAAAAGAGACAAAGTTGAACAAAAATCTGTTCTATCAAGTCACCCAGTAATTCTTGTTACATGTTGTCACTAGAGATTAGGGAAGAAAAGTGTTTGCCTTTCACTGAGCATTAGAGAGTAAAATACAAAGCACTCACCACTACAAAAGAGTACTAAATGCACATCTCAGAATAGATTTCAAAATATTCTCTTTCTGTATTGTGAGTTTCTGTGTGAGAATACAAAAACATGTCTAGctcacacaaataaacaaagatgAATTTACTACCCAAGGAAAAATTGCACTGTAAGTGAGTGTGAGTGATTTACAAATAGTGCATCATATGCTAACAAAActatactgtattaacacaaggGATGGATGTAATGAAGTGACACTTTAATAAACTGCCCTGAAAAGTTAAGTTTTCAGTCACAGAAAAGTTCCGGTAGTATTAATTTGTCGCTTTAATGTCATTTCAAAACAGTAATGTTGACTGAGTATTTTTTCCAGTGTCTGGTAAATCATTCCTATAGTTTAAATGAACTGCCACTGACAGACTGGGTTGCTGTGGAGAAGCAGAGATTGGTAAGATTTGGCCTGTAAGGCAGGGTTAGCAGAGGTATATTAACATTTTGGTGCCTACGTATTCTGTGTTCTTCTGTCTGCAGTAAATAAACCTTATAAAGGGCAGGCGATGTATTGCAGGTTTTCTTGATTGCTTAAACACTATAACCAATCTTTTGaactaaaatttcaaaaccaTAATGCTATTTTTCAAAAAGCACACCCATTTCCTTGAACTATAAACACTATTCCCCTGCTTTAACACATGAGTCAGATGTGGGGAACTGTtactgcaaaactctacacacaaatccctACATTTTTCAGTGCTTATACCATGTGGCCATTTAGAAAGCGCTTGCATTCAATAATGTTAACTTAAGTCAGCACAGCTTGAGCTCAATTAGCACACAATTAACCAAGTGGAAACACTACGAGTCAAAATTTATCACACACCAATCGGAAActcattcaggtttgaaacaatggattcaaagagatgcaaaggaagaggttgaggaggaaaaggaggtcTAGGACAccaaggaggaggtggaggaacataaTTGGCCATTGGGCTATTGTAAATGTACCTGGTCAGCGTGGAGGGAATGTCACTCTGTGCGCAGCCATCAGCCAACGAGGGGTACTCCACCGCCATGCCATTCTAGGACCCTATAACACTAtgcttctccttgcttttcttgatggtCTAAGACAACATATGTTCCAGCGGGACTACAGTgaaccagcacagccagagcagccTCACTATGCTGTTGTTTGGTGTAATGTCAGCTTCCATCACACTGCTCTGGTTCATGACTGGTTTACCAATAACCCAAGGTTTTCTAACATctttctgcctgcatactctcccttTCTAAACCCGATGGAGGAGTTATTTTCGGCGTGGCGGTAGAAAGTGTATGACAGAGAACCTTATGTCCGTGTTCACCTCCTCCGGGTCGTGGAAGAAGCCTGCCTATACATATCAGTAGATGCATGCCAGCGGTGGATCAGGCATGTGAGAGGATTTTACCCCTGCTGCCTGGCCAGGGTCAatatagcctgtgatgtggatgagattccCGGACCTGACCCAGATCACAGACAGGATGCTGCAGGTGGAATAatgtttttgctgtgtgttgtactgtatggtacatgaataaaaatgtgccactgtattagggctgggcgatatgacccaaaattcatatctcgatattttttcactgtctcaagagggcacgcagcatcctacgggactgcacacacccaggacaccgggtgtttaagctgctgccgtctggcaggaggttcaggctgctgaggtcccgaacaaatagactcaaggacagcttttacaacagggcaatagccctgatcaatgtaaatagctgacctgactggatacctccctggactttttagggggagtttacaatgtttaaaacaataacaataatatttatatttataacaaggtgcaataataattaatgtgcaataataacagtgtgcaatacacatacacttattcttcttttttatactaagttaatatactgtgttgtgttgtttgttacgttgtgatgtgtcatatcgtgtcgtgttgtgttatatgtagtgccgacgtaggacagtttttccaatttcattgtactactgtactatgtatgactgtgcaatgacaataaagagttatctcttatctcttatctctctttttagctggatggcgatataagatatatatctcaatattttttttaaagttttaagttttaagttaagaacaaaaagagagttctagtcacactgtgtcccagatgtcacacgggcacttttatttacatacagcgtagatgtacatgaagaaattactcaaaaataaattatcagcatttattaaataatcatggtccataaataaaagaaaacaatgttgtttttgtgcataacaaaaagctcacaattgtgcagtcaaaatgtaaactaatagacgctgagcgtaataacaaagagacagatttcacagctgcaccacgtctctgaacaggtgccatttgtggtccttatacacacacagtacgtatcactccgcgaggctcctcctcggtagccgtaatcctccgacaatccatcaagcggtgcagctccgtagcttagcaaagtcatattaaaacattttttgacagattgctgagcgctgtgtaccacataaaatcggttcgcgtcagtaagcacaaccagaattcatacataaggcgcactgtcggtttttgagaaaatgaaaggattttaggccgtgcagctcctccgggctgcatgtcgttagcgcggttagctcgttagcgtggttagctcgctaacacgttgacaccgtccagccccacgcatgggacgatccgcggtaactcgctaacggagattttccgctttcatcttgtcattgcctgcaggtgaagctatgggggaggcggagttgtgttcagtgaaggagaggcgaggccgagtgacgttgcgtagagacaaaagtggacgaaagagaggcaaacctgcggctccataagtataattataacgtaacatagactatatgatataaacgatattgtcacatcttatatctcgtatgaaaatatatcgatatttttcaaaaactcgatatatcgcccagccctacactGTATGTACATTggatcttttgttttcatgatgtGAAAAGGTTTTTGAGGGGAAGAACCACAAGCAACATAACTTGACAGTTTTTGAAATATTGTTTTCAATTTATTGCACCAATGTGTAAGACTatgttgtagtgtgtgtgtttttgaggccTTGTGTCTTATGTCTGTGGacaaagtttggtttttcagcaaGAGTGAATGGTTTTGAGTGTAGAGCTTAATTTTGACCTGAAAATACAATTTTCGGGAAATTGAGTGAGACgttatggatttgtgtttactgttttgAGAATACGAGCCATAGTTTCAAGAAAAGTGTTTAAGCAATCGAGAAAGACTGTAATATATATTAGACTAATAGCTCCATTTGTAAAAGGAAGAGTAAAAATGAAGGTATAAAGAAATTATTTGGCTTTCTTTGTTGTAATGAATCAGATACAGTTGTAAGTCAGGCTGTGGGAAATTATAATGGGCATTTTCACCTTGAGGGGacaactatataaataaaattgagttgaattgaaattttaaatcaaatttcagTTAGCGAgggaaaatgtatatttatctAAAATGAAAATACTCAGTAGTTTCACACCTCAGATTAGTGAAATGTATAATTTCAGTAGATCTCAGTGAATTTGCTAACTCATTAAAAAATCAATTTCAGCTTAACCAGATTGCACTGTAAAATGtggatttatttataaaatacaaaGAACAAATGCATTACAAGAATACACCTGTAAAACCCTGTACTATATATGTAACTGCTGAAGTTGTTTAGGTAAGACATCTCTAGAAAACGGAGTGAAGACAGGATGTGTAAATTCTAAAattaagagaaaagaaaagctgtaaGGGAAAGAGTGAATTCTGATGAGACGTGACGCTCAAATGGTGGCAAGTAAATGATGTGGTGCAGCAGGGATACAGAAGAAAAGTGCATCAGTCTGACTTTCTACATCATTAACTACTACATGTTGCTTCAACTTCCTATGTACCTGTATGTATGTTGTAAGCTAAAGAGGAACCTTCACagggaaaaaacacattaccCCAGCTATATACCAACAAACGTGTAATGAGAGGGGTAAAGGCTGGGTACTGATCTATGGTGATATCAATTCTAAATTAACTTGAGCTTGTGTGTCTTCACATAAAAGTACAAGAGAGGCTTGTGTGGTGCAGGTCTAATTGTGTCAGAATTTCTACTGTTAGTTTTTATCTGTCAGTGATGATAGAGAGCAGCCTTACGTAAAGTCTTTTGACACGGCTTCAATGAAATTGGGAGCTGACATGAGAATAGTGAAGGTGCAGATGATGGAGAACAGCGAGAAGGCCACCAGGCATAACCGGTCCACGACTGCAGCTGCAAATTTCCACTCGCTGCAGATTGCCTCCCCCTCGTCCTGCTCTCTGAAGCGATTCGCAATGTACTGCACTTCTTCCAAAATCCGGCAAATTTCGGGAATCTGCTCCAAAAGCAAAGTCCGTGTCTGGTCTGAGTGGATGTCAAGCTGGGAGGTACCGTTATGATGATTCCCTCCACCTCCATTTCCACCACCGCACACAATCACACCTGAATCAACACTAGGTGGAAACACAGGGTTGTCTGTGCCCATTGAGTGGTAGCTAAAGTATAGGTTCATGTTTCCATTGGTTGTTGTTGCCTGAGTGGATGGCTGCCCTGGTATGGTGCTCATCTGAATGCTGGTGGTGCTAGTGTGGTGAGCAGGAGAATGGGAGTACTTATAAGTTGAAGGACTGGTTGAGCTCACTGGAGTTTTGCTTTCCTCTCCAGGCTTCTTCATACGGAGGAACCAAGCGCACCAGTTGAGAAGAAAGACTCGGacctgaaagaaagaaataagaaagaTAAAGATTTAGCTGGAGGAAAGAAGGTGGAAAGATTGGATTGATATGTTAATTTACACTGGAAAGTGTTCCttagactaccatgacctggatgacagaGAATCTACATAGACAGTTTAATTGACACTTACCAAAAAAATAGTCTAAAATCTTCTAAAATGACTAAAGCTAGCAACAGAATTGAAACAACAGTTGGTATGATTTCATCCTGAAAATTTCTATTTCTTGCATTTATTTGGTGGCCTACCAAAAAGGCAAAGCTTCTTAAGAGAATGAGAGCAGgactaaaaggaaaaaatcaaaagatAATAGAAGGATACATCAGAAATGACTTGTTCACAGCCACTCTTAAAATGTTGCCTCAAGTGGTAAAGGGTTTAAGAAAAGTTTTGCAGAGTATAGTTTTAAAAAGTACCTTTAATCATTGTGTAAGATCTTGGTGTCATGTCCTTACACAAACAAACTCGAAAATAAAATGGACTTATACTGGCTCAGCGGCTGTACCTCTATGCATTATGTTAGAGCAGTGGTTGTCAGGTGAAAAATATGATGTGAAACTAAGgagagtcaatttttttttttatggttttttttttttactaaacaaAGAAGGatctgttattgttattgtgctAATGATGCGTACCCTTTTTGTTGCAAGAACTAACCTTTTTCAACTTCTAAAGAGGGGCACATCAAAGCTTGGAAACAGTTTTAGAGAGGTGGTTATTGAAATAATACTGTAATTAAattgtctcttttttccccttattgAACTCACCCATTTAGGCATTTTTCCTCCGTGGGGGTCATGGTGGTGGAATTGCAGAACCAGAACAGTTACCACCACCGACAATCCCACAATCATCATGGTGCTAGCAAAATACTGAGCTGAAGAAGAATACGAACAAATCAGTATATTGCAATTTCAATAAAGGACACATGGCTTGTTAGTAGATATTGTAGTCTGTTActgaatgatttatttatttaaatatataagtGAAATggtcattttaaaattattagatTAGAAAGCATCATCACTGTCACCAAGTAAGGTAGCTGGTTGATTATTCAGTGAAGAAATGATCCCTGTCAACAAATCTAAGGTCATAACACCCCAGGGGCGGTTAAGAGGATGACTAACATCTTTTTTGTTAATGTAAAATGTAGCCAAAAGACATAACAGCCTTGGAGGCACTGGAAGACACACAGGGACATAAAAATGCATATCCTTTCCATGTAGGAAAGCATGTTTTTCAAACACATTCTGATGCAGCTGTGATGTCAGCGATTAAGTAGAAAGGCGGGCTAATGAAATTATACGTTTCCGTGTCACAATATAATTGGAATTGTATGATAACCTCTGATAGTAAATGTCAAagacatttttgtcttttatctatTATCTCTGATATACAGTATCTGTAGTGTGTTAAACATCTACTCTAAAAGGCGTGTTTTCTCTTGGCTTTGTTTTACATCACTGAGCTGCCAGATGATGCAGGGCAGCAGCCCTATCTGCAGCTTCTCCTCCCTTCTTAAAGTCTGCTGCCTTGTCTTCCCCTGTCTGCATCAGTATGGTCTTATGCAACACAACTGTTTATCTCCTACGCTGAATATAATCTTCACATACTGCATCAGCAAGCAAACACCCACCCCACACTCTTTAGAACCCGCCCACAGCCACAACATATCAGTCCATCTGTGCAAAGAATGTTTTCTGCTACAGACTGCCCTGTGATGTGAGTATGAGGCATAACGATCTATTTTGACACTCtaacctattgtagccaactgTCTCCTGGGTAAATTATTCTTTTCATCCAGCAACTTTCCATGGTTTTCTCTCTGAACAGTaaattgagaaaataaaatctccATACTGACCCACTACCCTCACTGTGGCACTTTATACCTTTTCCACCTTTTGGGCAAGTCATGATATATTATAATTTTCTTACCTATTTATTGTAAAAACAATTCcatcaattaaaaataaactaaaaatagcACACATTTTAGCTCTTGGATGTTTGAAAATGGAAATATTAGATTGtgatttaaataacattttctaGTGTTGGCATCCAtaaccaatttagaatcaccagttaacatcCATGTCTTTAGGTGGACACCAGAGTACAGTCTCTATGCACTACTGTGTAAATGGACTTGGTTAACTGATTATCAACAATTGCAATTGCTTCTATTAAAGCAGAAGTTTTAGCAGTTGACTCAGCAAATGAAGTGGTATGATAAGACCCTAAAAGAACTCCCCATAAACCTTGCAAAGAAGATTTCTTCACAATTATTTTAGAGACTAGTGAAGTCATATAGAAAACCAATCAgtgcttcaagttattgctgctaaatgtTGTTCTACAAGCCACTGAATCGAGGGATGTGCATACTCAGACTGCATAGGTTCCTGTGAAAACCTTCACAATTCACAATtgctttaatgttgtttttaaaccaaCAATTAAATAATTACCAATAAAAGCATTACGAGGAGCTGAATATTGTCTTACCAATTAGAGGAACTGAGTCTGAAGTGGCAGGCATGATCTCTGCTACCAGTAACATGAACACTGTCAGAGACAGCAGTACCGTTATGCCTAAAAAGGGCAGACACACATTAGATACATTATTTCATCAAACATCTCTATTGCTGTTAAATTGTGACTTGAGAGAACTCAAAATAAATGCAGCTGGTTGTCTTCAAAACAGGTGACAAAAgctatgaatttatttttggaATATTTACTATCTTATCCACCGTCAAAGGAGCACTGTCTCATTTCTATTTAGTGCAGCCCTGTCTCACGGAATGGCATTTTGAAACAAGCTGGCATTTTCAGGTCCACATGATTATCTTTGCTGCGTTAACAGTGGTGCTTTTGTTCATCTGCTAAGGAACAGAATTCAAAGCAAATGCTTATTCAAAGCAATAATGTCAGCGCTAGCATAAAGCAAAGACAAATAAATGGGTAAGCAATTGCAGTCTGGTGGGCAGAGATGACCGAAGTAGGGGAGAAAGGCACATTTTTGTCTACATGTATGAATATAATCATGAATCATTGTCCCTCTGCGTGAAACTGTgtatctgtgtctttgtgtgcaaGGATGGCCTGATGTGTATGTGATCCTCTGTACCCAGTGAGATCTTTTCTCCAGAGTCAGCAGGGAGCAGAAAGACCAACAGTGCCAGACCAGAGATGAGCACACAGGGGATGAGCAGGTTTAAGCCATAATAAAGAGTCCTGCGGCGCATAGTGACTGTGAACGTCACATCGGGGTAGGGCTCCTTGCAGCAGTCATAATACAGCTCATTACGCTTTGCTGGTACACCTGGGAGACATATTAAGGGGTAAAAAGGTGTCAGTTTAGAGGtcaaaaacacagaattatGAAATAATGGTCCAGTTCTTTCTTCTGCTtgactgaatatttttttataaacagtaaaataagCCAATAATGCACATTTCTTCATACTTCATGTATGGCCTTGTTAACAAAAAGGCAttagttaaaatgtaaataaatacaggCAAAATACTTGTAGAAGtataatgttttacattttatggaAAGCCAACTTGTACTTTTTATAGAAGATGTTGGAAACTTATGAATATGATAATagtacttttttcttcttctttcaattTCTGTATTTCATAAATTTGTAGACTTTAACCAATCAGATTAATATTATTTTGTCCAGACTGGAATTTAGTTAATCATGTTGGGAAGCAGCttgctttgaaaaaaacaaaaacaaaagaaaatcaactTGTGCCTAATAATCTCAAATCCATTCCACCTGTTTGTTTAGCAGGAAGTTATAATCAGTATAAAGAATTGCTCATACAGTAGAGACTGAAATAGAAGTTGCAAGTTCATGGCTTTAAAATGACAGCCATTTGTTGAGAGCAGTAATTGGCTTTTGAATCTGTTTGCTGACCAGCTGGCCATCTTTTCATCCTGTTATTGGAATTTGTTTGATCAAAACCAGCTTGATAACTTTCAAATATAAACTATTAAAATTTATGAATACTTCCACATCTATTTTACAGACAAACAACAGTTCCTGTTCCTTACAGCATATTTGAAAGGCACCTTTTGTACACAGTACTAGTTCAACGTATCAAAACAAGTAAGGGTagacaaaaaattaaatgaaaacagtaaaatgacattaaaaagcAGTCACtaaagtttattttatgttcaaGTTCATTTCATGGTGactaaaaagtgaaaatatagAATATATATCTGAACAGTAActctgtttttgtaaaaaacaaataaacaaaaactaaaaggaGCGTGTATTTATCTTTAGCTGTAATTTAAATAGTTTCAAATAAAATTATCTTTGGAGATTGTGGAAAGTTAGCTGTAGCTGCAATGCATTGTGCCATGATCATTGGTTGTATTATATGCCGAGCAAGAGTAAAGGACTGCCACAAAATGTTAAAACCTGCAAATGTTAGTAAATGCTTCAGATTACCCAGCTACATCTCCAAAAAGCAGTCATCTGCCATGTTCAACACTATAGTTTTATCTTTGTTGTTGGCATAGatatattttgatttttaaaaggtCAGTAACAGAAATCAACATCACATTGGCCTGGCCATAGTCAGAAAAACTACAAGTACAAGAACAATTGTATAGCTAAATGATCAGTAACAATAGCAGATCTAT
Coding sequences within:
- the LOC113023674 gene encoding neuronal acetylcholine receptor subunit alpha-7-like; the protein is MEPRKRTGFVLVGVYLWATFCCQVCHGGVYQRKLYRDLMVNYNRLERPVQNDSAPIVVELGLTLLQIIDVDEKNQVLITNAWLQLHWTDIYLSWNPDSYPGVQNLRFPSNLVWVPDILLYNSADERFDATFHTNVLVNASGACQYIPPGILKSTCYIDVRWFPFDIQKCDLKFGSWTHNGWLLDLQMMEVDVSTYIPNGEWDLVGVPAKRNELYYDCCKEPYPDVTFTVTMRRRTLYYGLNLLIPCVLISGLALLVFLLPADSGEKISLGITVLLSLTVFMLLVAEIMPATSDSVPLIAQYFASTMMIVGLSVVVTVLVLQFHHHDPHGGKMPKWVRVFLLNWCAWFLRMKKPGEESKTPVSSTSPSTYKYSHSPAHHTSTTSIQMSTIPGQPSTQATTTNGNMNLYFSYHSMGTDNPVFPPSVDSGVIVCGGGNGGGGNHHNGTSQLDIHSDQTRTLLLEQIPEICRILEEVQYIANRFREQDEGEAICSEWKFAAAVVDRLCLVAFSLFSIICTFTILMSAPNFIEAVSKDFT